In Methanoregula sp., a single window of DNA contains:
- the pstB gene encoding phosphate ABC transporter ATP-binding protein PstB, whose translation MSESAIITTNNLNLWYHEKHALQSVSIKIPRNRVTALIGPSGCGKSTLLRCFNRLNDLIDHVKITGEITLDDENIHASSTDVVTLRKKVGMVFQKPNPFPKSIYENVAYGPRVHGIRDKAELDKIVEQSLRHAAIWDEVKERLNDSALGLSGGQQQRLCIARTLAVEPEVILMDEPCSALDPIATAKIENLIERLKEDYTVIIVTHNMQQAARVSDYTGFMYLGKLIECGKTGQIFEHPKEELTENYITGRFG comes from the coding sequence TGGTATCATGAGAAGCATGCACTCCAGTCAGTCTCGATAAAAATCCCGAGGAACCGGGTAACTGCGCTTATCGGCCCCTCGGGCTGCGGGAAATCGACCCTGCTGCGCTGCTTCAACCGGTTGAATGATCTCATCGATCACGTGAAGATCACCGGTGAGATCACGCTCGATGATGAGAACATCCATGCATCCTCGACCGATGTGGTGACCCTCCGGAAGAAAGTCGGCATGGTCTTCCAGAAACCCAACCCGTTCCCGAAATCCATCTACGAAAACGTGGCGTACGGCCCCCGGGTACATGGTATCCGGGATAAAGCCGAGCTCGATAAGATTGTCGAGCAGAGTCTCCGCCACGCAGCGATATGGGATGAAGTAAAAGAACGGCTGAACGATTCGGCACTCGGGCTTTCCGGTGGCCAGCAGCAGCGGCTCTGTATTGCCCGCACCCTTGCCGTGGAACCGGAAGTTATCCTCATGGACGAGCCCTGTTCAGCGCTCGATCCGATAGCAACAGCAAAGATCGAAAATTTAATCGAGCGGCTCAAGGAAGATTACACGGTCATCATCGTCACCCACAACATGCAGCAGGCAGCCCGGGTGAGCGATTACACGGGTTTCATGTATCTTGGCAAACTGATCGAATGCGGAAAGACCGGGCAGATATTCGAGCACCCGAAAGAAGAACTGACCGAGAATTATATCACCGGCAGGTTCGGGTAG
- the phoU gene encoding phosphate signaling complex protein PhoU yields MAEKFHTELKTLKTDTLEMAHLGRFMLRTAVDALIRQDTELAASVVAQKEEIHRMEVRLEEHCYHLIALNQPMAKDMRFIACSLKVITASLRIGRYGKSIANTVNDLTTKPHLANMMSIPHMADLVLDMIDDAIKAYETDDLHLIDDFSSRDDTIDALRHSIFREGITYMMEDPKNISRCTHYIMVARYLERCADHACKIAENVQYMETGERVEIH; encoded by the coding sequence ATGGCAGAAAAATTCCATACAGAACTCAAAACACTGAAAACCGACACGCTGGAGATGGCGCATCTCGGGCGGTTCATGCTACGGACCGCAGTGGATGCACTCATCCGGCAGGATACGGAGCTCGCAGCTTCTGTTGTTGCACAAAAAGAAGAGATCCACCGGATGGAAGTTCGTCTCGAAGAGCACTGCTATCACCTGATTGCGCTCAACCAGCCAATGGCAAAGGATATGCGGTTCATCGCTTGTTCGCTCAAAGTGATCACGGCATCGCTGCGTATCGGGCGGTATGGCAAGTCAATTGCCAATACGGTAAATGACCTTACTACAAAACCTCACCTCGCCAATATGATGAGCATCCCGCATATGGCAGATCTCGTGCTCGACATGATCGATGATGCGATCAAGGCATATGAGACAGATGATCTCCACCTTATTGATGATTTCTCGTCAAGGGATGACACGATCGATGCACTCCGGCACTCGATCTTCCGCGAAGGGATCACCTACATGATGGAAGATCCCAAGAACATCTCGCGATGCACGCACTACATTATGGTAGCCCGGTACCTCGAGCGGTGCGCTGATCATGCCTGCAAGATCGCAGAGAATGTCCAGTATATGGAGACGGGTGAACGGGTGGAGATTCATTGA
- a CDS encoding PAS domain S-box protein, giving the protein MTDGMTDANTPGTAEQERKTQRPVDFSPVTTICGIGTAAIGILGIVGLYLSLPLFSGIIPGYKPISFSAALLWVFLGLALAVIAKRPLQGIPRTVLAGVLGLIIIIQLIEFPLNILGDHFFIEHLSIQTSSALMGVPISPISPVTSGLILPAGLSLLILLFAPELSEKNPRIRDISGIVGIFVIFMSLVFIISYLYGAPFFSGTRIIPISLLSAFALLLFGLGQVTASGPSAVPLKYFTGTSTQALLFRMFIPLTLVIILSDELLHIVITFYEPVNDALVFALVVSVFMLVTIVVVGRAARSVSSAIDRAELKRREAEMELRAAYEQLAAQEEELRQQYDDLSRNQQALSEREIQYRTILRTAMDGFCLVDLKGAFIDVNDAFCSMFGYTREEMLKFSLPDIEVKESKEVIAIHMKEILRKGSDRFETRYRCKDGRIIDAEVSVVYTGSPQAPFFTFHRDVTERNRAEKAHEQAKKKLNLLNSVTFNDIQNAIFSASGYVQLMKGDLSDKKLSGFMDKLEELLGRINHFLEFAHSYQDMGIKPPLWQNVNHVFLIAISHLDFSKINHRVELDGLEIFADPLLEQAFQILGRNILTHGGTVTQVSLSYTVMPDECVKIIYQDNGRGIPDSIKAGIFTRDFLQKKGMDLFLVREILEITGMSIVENGEPGTGARFEITVPKGGYRFVNQ; this is encoded by the coding sequence ATGACTGATGGCATGACCGATGCAAACACTCCTGGAACTGCGGAACAGGAAAGAAAAACTCAACGCCCTGTTGATTTCTCTCCGGTTACCACGATCTGCGGTATTGGCACAGCAGCTATCGGCATCCTTGGGATTGTGGGATTGTACCTGTCTCTTCCCCTTTTCAGCGGCATTATTCCCGGTTATAAACCCATATCATTCAGTGCAGCACTGCTCTGGGTTTTTCTCGGTCTGGCTCTTGCGGTTATAGCAAAAAGGCCTCTTCAGGGAATACCGCGAACCGTTCTTGCAGGTGTTCTGGGGCTTATCATCATCATCCAGCTGATCGAGTTCCCGCTCAATATTCTTGGCGATCATTTTTTTATTGAACACCTGTCGATCCAGACCAGCAGCGCACTGATGGGAGTACCGATATCACCGATCTCCCCGGTCACTTCCGGCCTGATCCTGCCAGCAGGTCTCAGTCTCCTCATCCTCCTCTTTGCACCTGAGCTGTCAGAGAAGAATCCACGCATCAGGGATATATCCGGTATTGTTGGGATATTCGTCATATTCATGAGCCTGGTTTTTATTATCAGTTACCTCTACGGTGCCCCGTTTTTCTCCGGCACCCGAATAATCCCGATCTCCCTGCTGTCTGCATTTGCGTTATTACTCTTCGGGCTCGGACAGGTAACCGCTTCAGGACCGTCCGCTGTCCCGTTAAAGTATTTTACCGGTACTTCCACCCAGGCCCTGCTGTTCAGGATGTTCATTCCGCTGACACTGGTCATCATCCTGTCGGATGAATTGCTCCATATCGTCATCACCTTCTATGAACCCGTGAATGATGCTCTTGTCTTTGCACTGGTCGTCTCGGTTTTTATGCTCGTTACGATCGTTGTTGTGGGCAGGGCAGCCAGAAGCGTGAGCAGTGCAATTGATCGTGCTGAACTTAAACGACGAGAGGCAGAAATGGAACTGCGGGCTGCGTATGAACAGCTCGCTGCGCAGGAAGAAGAGCTTCGCCAGCAGTACGATGATCTGTCCCGGAACCAGCAGGCCCTTTCGGAACGGGAGATCCAATACCGCACGATCCTGCGGACCGCGATGGATGGTTTCTGTCTTGTTGACCTGAAAGGGGCATTTATTGATGTCAATGATGCATTCTGTTCGATGTTTGGCTATACCCGTGAAGAGATGCTCAAGTTTTCCCTGCCGGATATCGAAGTAAAAGAGTCAAAGGAAGTTATCGCTATCCACATGAAAGAGATACTCCGTAAAGGCAGTGACCGCTTCGAAACCCGGTACCGGTGCAAAGACGGGCGGATCATCGATGCAGAAGTAAGTGTGGTATACACCGGGTCGCCGCAGGCACCGTTCTTTACCTTCCACCGGGATGTCACGGAACGAAACCGGGCGGAAAAAGCGCACGAGCAAGCCAAGAAAAAACTGAATCTGTTGAATTCGGTCACGTTCAATGATATCCAGAATGCGATTTTTTCCGCAAGTGGGTACGTGCAACTGATGAAAGGAGATCTCAGTGATAAGAAACTCTCCGGGTTTATGGATAAACTGGAAGAGTTACTCGGAAGAATCAACCATTTTCTGGAATTTGCTCACAGTTACCAGGATATGGGGATAAAACCCCCCCTGTGGCAGAATGTAAACCATGTGTTCCTCATTGCGATTTCCCATCTGGATTTTTCTAAGATCAATCATCGGGTTGAACTGGATGGACTGGAGATTTTTGCAGATCCCCTGCTTGAACAGGCTTTCCAGATTCTTGGGAGAAATATCCTTACTCACGGTGGTACGGTGACACAGGTATCACTCTCCTATACAGTAATGCCTGATGAATGCGTGAAGATTATTTACCAGGACAATGGCCGGGGTATTCCGGATAGTATAAAAGCGGGAATCTTTACCCGGGATTTCCTGCAAAAGAAGGGAATGGATCTGTTTCTCGTTCGGGAAATCCTTGAGATTACCGGAATGTCCATCGTGGAGAACGGCGAACCCGGCACCGGGGCACGGTTCGAGATCACCGTGCCGAAAGGCGGCTACCGGTTTGTGAACCAATAA
- a CDS encoding methyltransferase domain-containing protein: MGWHTGQPGGFDYPSLTNPDPEVTFVEQIKRAFDATASRYDAQRKWIIPEMDDYYSAAVWAAECNHSCPAILDIGAGTGLLSALMIQKFPDAALTLVDLSESMLSVAQERFAGRKDVRYITGNYSSVDFAGRYDLICSALSIHHLEHEEKHRLYKKIYDALKPGGMFVNADQVLGETVAINRRYMAYWDEFLVPCPLSAEDKKQMLYRRETFDKNEKLSVQLAWLQECGFNEIDLVYKNRLFVVFTGRKE, encoded by the coding sequence TTGGGATGGCACACAGGGCAGCCCGGCGGGTTTGATTACCCTTCCCTGACAAACCCTGATCCTGAAGTGACCTTTGTGGAACAGATCAAAAGAGCCTTCGATGCCACCGCATCCCGGTATGATGCCCAGCGGAAATGGATTATCCCCGAGATGGACGACTATTACAGCGCAGCGGTCTGGGCTGCGGAGTGCAACCACTCCTGCCCGGCCATCCTTGACATTGGTGCAGGGACCGGCCTTCTCTCGGCGCTCATGATCCAGAAATTTCCGGACGCTGCTCTCACGCTGGTCGATCTGTCAGAATCCATGCTCAGTGTCGCTCAGGAGCGGTTCGCTGGGCGCAAAGATGTGCGGTACATTACCGGGAATTACAGCAGTGTGGATTTTGCCGGCCGCTATGATCTGATCTGTTCTGCACTGTCCATCCACCATCTTGAACACGAGGAGAAACACCGGCTCTACAAGAAGATCTATGATGCCTTAAAACCCGGCGGCATGTTTGTGAATGCCGACCAGGTGCTGGGCGAGACTGTAGCCATCAACCGGCGTTACATGGCCTACTGGGATGAGTTTCTGGTGCCGTGCCCGCTCTCGGCCGAGGATAAGAAACAGATGTTATACCGGCGGGAGACATTTGACAAGAACGAGAAACTCTCGGTGCAGCTCGCGTGGTTGCAGGAGTGTGGGTTTAACGAGATTGATTTAGTATACAAGAACCGGCTGTTTGTCGTGTTCACGGGAAGAAAGGAATAG
- a CDS encoding PAS domain S-box protein: MASAIRLLYVDDEPTLLEIGKIFLEAKGEFVVDTLASAKEALLRLKSERYDAIVSDYQMPEMDGITFLKQLKASGNATPFIIFTGRGREEIVIQALNEGADFYLQKGGEPRSQFAELAHKIHQAVQQRTAAASIRDLERREADIIDFLPDATLAIDTRGVVIAWNRAMEQMTGVKADQILGKGNYEYAIPFYHERRPILIDLVFKDDLAITKKYPAITRDGTTLYSEITIPHFNNGRGAALWFTASPLFDRKGTIVGAIESIRDITERKRAEEALHESEKRFRELSDLLPQIVYEADRNGNLTYANRIAFEQYGYSEEEFRHGLNILQMVAPDNRERATVAFHAIFEGRRRTGPVDEYQAMRKDGSTFPVSIYSSPIFSNNGIVGIRGIIVDISERKRDEKALADSGGRLLRAERISGLGHWEYNLETRGVNASEGAQSLFGLADRHWHIEDVQKVALSQYRPMLDEALRALVEDNLPYDVEFQIRRPSDGKVVDIHSIAEYDPTKKVVFGVIQDITERKRQDHILKTQLDLGLALQSIRGLKDTLETCLKGAIDITGMDAGGIYLVNGSDGSIDLIVSRNLGDEFVKNASHYPEGSVNARMVMAGKPIHMPYSKTGIVHTPVQEQEGLKASAIIPVFSKSRVIACLNISSHSEDEIPANARVALETIATQIGTAIERIRADEALAESEERYRNIVEDQTEFISRFLPDGTHVFVNDAYCRYFGLNREEILGHRFRPDIPAEDKERIKRFFASLTPDHPVDTIRHRIIMPDGRIRWQRWSDRAIFDTSGKVTEYQSVGRDITEEKEAEIALLASEERYRTLTETSNDIIFVIGRDDRVEYVNSFASAMLKKPVEQILGSPRSILFPPDLARRQKKALEMVFEKGTPVRNEGVIEVNDQIHWFDHVLMPLKGPDDQVRAVLGISRDITERKRAEDALRESEEKYRTLFDSAGDAIFIHDENGRILAFNTQACEQLGYTRTELMSMTVKQVDSIDNAPHAPARIARLMEQGHLSFETMHRRKDDSLVPTEVNARLITWEGHPAVMSTCRDVTRRKQAEDALRESEQKHRILLDESSDPIFSFYPDGTYRYVNRAFAEGVGKSVDQILGKKIWDVFPKEEAEKRFSALRTAFTTGNGHEFEVRVPRPDGDRYYVTTIVPIKDDKGSVVTVICSSKEITRRKQVEEALRQANKKLNLLSGITRHDIKNQLLALNGFLELLQEKVPDPAYEEYFNRITRISARISAMIDFTREYEKIGITAPVWQDCRTLIDTTSKVAPLGKVVVKNDIPAGTEVFADPLIAKVFYNLMDNAVRHSKKITTVRFSMEERDGNQIVVCEDDGEGVPEDEKKQIFIRGSGKNTGLGLALSREILDITGITIEETGIPGKGARFEIFVPRDRTRFNKE, encoded by the coding sequence ATGGCATCTGCAATACGATTGCTCTATGTTGATGACGAACCCACGCTGCTGGAAATCGGAAAGATCTTCCTTGAAGCTAAGGGGGAGTTTGTTGTCGACACCCTCGCGTCTGCCAAAGAAGCACTGCTACGGCTGAAGAGCGAGCGGTATGATGCCATTGTCTCGGATTACCAGATGCCGGAGATGGACGGAATCACCTTCCTTAAACAACTCAAAGCATCGGGTAATGCAACACCGTTCATCATCTTTACCGGCAGAGGGCGCGAAGAGATTGTTATCCAGGCGCTCAATGAAGGGGCTGATTTTTATCTCCAGAAAGGCGGGGAGCCGAGATCGCAGTTTGCGGAACTTGCGCATAAAATCCACCAGGCCGTCCAGCAGAGGACAGCGGCGGCAAGCATAAGGGACCTTGAGCGCCGTGAAGCAGATATCATCGACTTCCTGCCGGATGCTACCCTCGCAATCGATACCAGGGGAGTTGTGATCGCGTGGAACCGTGCGATGGAGCAGATGACCGGGGTTAAAGCAGACCAGATACTCGGAAAAGGGAATTACGAGTACGCGATCCCGTTCTATCATGAGCGCCGCCCCATCCTCATCGACCTTGTTTTCAAAGATGATCTGGCCATCACAAAAAAATACCCGGCCATAACCCGTGATGGGACTACCCTATACTCAGAGATTACGATCCCCCACTTCAACAATGGAAGAGGAGCTGCACTCTGGTTTACCGCCTCTCCGCTCTTTGACCGGAAGGGTACTATTGTCGGGGCTATCGAGTCGATCCGGGATATCACGGAACGAAAACGGGCAGAAGAAGCACTGCATGAGAGTGAGAAACGGTTCCGTGAGCTCTCCGATCTCCTCCCCCAAATTGTCTATGAAGCAGATAGAAATGGCAACCTGACGTACGCAAACCGCATCGCATTCGAACAGTACGGGTATTCAGAGGAGGAGTTCCGGCACGGACTGAACATCCTTCAGATGGTAGCGCCCGATAACCGGGAACGGGCCACGGTAGCGTTCCATGCGATATTTGAAGGGAGGAGAAGAACAGGACCTGTGGATGAATACCAGGCCATGCGGAAAGATGGCAGCACATTTCCCGTCTCCATCTACTCGTCACCAATCTTTTCAAACAACGGCATAGTCGGCATTCGGGGCATCATTGTTGACATATCCGAGCGGAAACGTGATGAGAAGGCGCTTGCTGATAGCGGGGGGCGTTTGCTACGAGCCGAACGGATCTCGGGATTGGGTCACTGGGAATATAATCTTGAGACCCGGGGCGTTAATGCGTCCGAAGGTGCACAATCACTGTTCGGGCTTGCCGATCGCCACTGGCACATCGAGGATGTGCAAAAAGTCGCCCTGTCACAGTATCGTCCGATGCTCGACGAAGCCTTACGGGCTTTGGTCGAGGATAACCTGCCGTATGACGTAGAATTCCAGATCAGGCGCCCTTCAGATGGAAAGGTTGTGGATATTCACTCCATTGCGGAGTATGATCCAACGAAAAAGGTTGTCTTTGGCGTTATCCAGGACATCACCGAGAGAAAGCGGCAGGATCACATCCTCAAAACCCAGCTGGACCTCGGGCTTGCCCTCCAGTCAATCAGAGGACTGAAAGATACTTTAGAGACCTGCCTGAAGGGGGCAATTGATATCACCGGCATGGATGCCGGAGGCATCTACCTTGTCAACGGGAGTGATGGTTCCATTGACCTTATCGTTTCACGAAACCTCGGGGATGAATTTGTAAAAAACGCCTCTCATTATCCTGAAGGGTCGGTGAATGCCCGGATGGTGATGGCAGGAAAACCAATTCACATGCCATACAGTAAAACAGGGATTGTCCATACCCCTGTTCAGGAACAGGAGGGACTCAAGGCTTCTGCCATCATCCCGGTATTCTCGAAAAGCAGGGTCATTGCCTGCTTAAACATCAGCTCACATTCAGAAGATGAGATCCCGGCAAATGCCCGTGTCGCTCTTGAAACGATCGCCACCCAGATAGGGACTGCCATTGAAAGGATACGGGCAGATGAAGCCCTTGCCGAGAGCGAGGAGCGGTACCGGAACATAGTTGAAGACCAGACCGAGTTTATCTCCCGGTTCTTACCGGACGGTACCCATGTCTTTGTCAATGATGCTTACTGCCGGTACTTCGGCCTGAATAGAGAAGAGATCCTCGGTCACCGCTTCCGGCCGGATATCCCTGCCGAAGACAAGGAGCGCATTAAACGCTTTTTTGCATCCTTAACTCCTGACCATCCGGTCGATACCATCAGGCACCGGATCATCATGCCGGATGGCAGAATACGGTGGCAGCGCTGGAGCGACCGTGCAATATTCGATACGTCCGGAAAAGTTACCGAATACCAGTCGGTTGGGCGGGATATAACCGAGGAGAAGGAAGCAGAGATTGCCCTTCTGGCCAGCGAGGAGCGATATCGCACGCTTACCGAAACTTCAAATGACATAATATTTGTAATTGGCAGGGATGATCGAGTGGAATATGTGAACAGCTTCGCATCTGCAATGCTCAAAAAACCGGTGGAGCAGATTCTTGGCAGCCCGCGTTCCATTTTGTTTCCTCCTGATTTGGCGAGACGGCAGAAAAAAGCACTTGAAATGGTCTTTGAAAAAGGGACCCCAGTCCGGAATGAGGGGGTCATAGAGGTCAATGATCAGATTCACTGGTTCGATCACGTCCTGATGCCGCTCAAAGGTCCTGATGATCAGGTCCGGGCTGTTCTCGGCATATCTCGGGATATCACCGAACGCAAGAGAGCGGAAGATGCGCTGCGCGAGAGCGAGGAAAAATACCGTACACTGTTTGACAGCGCTGGTGACGCGATCTTCATTCACGATGAAAATGGACGGATACTGGCATTCAACACGCAGGCCTGCGAACAGCTCGGCTACACCCGTACGGAGTTGATGTCCATGACAGTCAAACAGGTAGACTCCATAGACAATGCTCCCCATGCACCAGCTCGAATAGCCCGGCTGATGGAACAAGGTCATCTCTCGTTTGAGACCATGCATAGGCGCAAGGACGATTCACTCGTACCAACAGAGGTGAACGCGCGGCTGATCACTTGGGAGGGGCATCCTGCAGTGATGAGCACCTGCCGCGACGTCACCAGACGTAAACAGGCGGAAGATGCGTTGCGCGAGAGCGAACAGAAGCACCGCATCCTTCTTGACGAATCTTCAGATCCTATCTTCTCGTTCTACCCGGACGGGACATACCGTTACGTCAACCGGGCTTTTGCCGAGGGGGTTGGGAAGTCGGTGGACCAGATTCTCGGAAAGAAGATCTGGGACGTATTCCCCAAAGAGGAGGCAGAGAAACGGTTTTCTGCGCTTCGCACGGCCTTTACAACGGGAAATGGCCACGAATTCGAAGTCCGGGTCCCCCGCCCAGATGGCGACCGGTATTACGTGACAACAATTGTTCCGATCAAGGATGACAAGGGATCAGTTGTCACCGTTATCTGTTCCTCAAAGGAAATTACCCGGCGCAAACAGGTTGAGGAGGCGTTGCGGCAGGCCAACAAAAAACTCAACCTCCTTTCGGGCATCACACGGCACGACATCAAAAACCAGCTTCTGGCGTTGAATGGATTTCTTGAGTTACTCCAGGAGAAGGTCCCGGATCCCGCATATGAAGAGTATTTCAACCGGATTACGAGGATAAGTGCCCGGATTTCTGCCATGATTGATTTCACCAGGGAGTACGAAAAGATCGGTATCACGGCTCCTGTCTGGCAGGACTGCCGCACACTTATCGACACTACATCTAAGGTAGCCCCGCTCGGAAAGGTCGTGGTCAAAAACGATATTCCTGCCGGCACAGAGGTATTTGCGGACCCGCTTATCGCAAAAGTCTTCTACAACCTGATGGATAATGCCGTCCGGCATAGCAAGAAGATCACAACCGTCAGGTTCTCGATGGAGGAACGTGATGGGAACCAGATTGTTGTCTGTGAGGATGATGGCGAAGGTGTGCCTGAAGATGAGAAGAAACAGATCTTTATCCGGGGGAGTGGGAAGAACACGGGGCTGGGTCTGGCACTTTCGCGGGAGATTCTTGATATCACCGGTATTACCATCGAAGAAACCGGGATACCGGGTAAAGGTGCACGGTTTGAGATTTTCGTACCCAGGGACCGGACCCGGTTCAATAAAGAATAG
- a CDS encoding ATP-binding protein, with product MPTANRGFKAVRAWVFMRQCMLFRAQVRSESGPGLFLAREIFGIMEIIIRETGEPGNGTRFEITAPKGMWRMNDKKE from the coding sequence ATGCCGACGGCAAACCGCGGTTTTAAAGCGGTGCGGGCATGGGTTTTTATGCGGCAGTGTATGCTGTTCCGGGCTCAGGTCCGGAGCGAGTCGGGGCCGGGTCTCTTCCTCGCCCGGGAGATTTTCGGGATCATGGAGATCATCATCCGGGAGACCGGCGAACCGGGTAACGGGACCCGGTTCGAGATTACTGCGCCAAAAGGTATGTGGCGGATGAATGATAAGAAAGAGTAA
- a CDS encoding zinc ribbon domain-containing protein codes for MVTCPNCGRNTPEGRFCERCGAQLVTVQQPAYPPYTQPAGTVPAPFPDAKSTQRSFHYSGLFYAVIILDLVASFIFGAIGVYGFSIETGKYYPDTFGLLLAIFLMVFFSIEIILDFYLLRNRVRTPRSIDINLCWVKSLCGFIGVITLISGLYFFIIAMKMHDAPEAGHGL; via the coding sequence ATGGTCACCTGTCCAAATTGCGGGCGTAATACCCCTGAAGGAAGATTTTGTGAGCGCTGCGGAGCCCAGCTGGTTACCGTGCAGCAACCGGCATATCCGCCTTACACGCAGCCGGCAGGTACGGTACCGGCACCGTTTCCTGACGCGAAAAGCACCCAGAGATCCTTTCATTATTCAGGCCTTTTTTATGCTGTCATAATTTTGGATCTTGTGGCAAGTTTTATCTTCGGAGCAATTGGCGTGTATGGTTTTTCTATCGAGACCGGTAAATATTATCCTGATACGTTTGGACTCCTCCTTGCTATCTTCCTCATGGTTTTCTTCTCAATCGAGATTATCCTGGATTTTTATCTCCTCAGAAACCGGGTCCGCACTCCCCGGAGTATCGATATTAACTTATGCTGGGTGAAGAGCCTGTGTGGATTTATTGGGGTTATTACGTTGATATCGGGTCTCTATTTTTTCATCATTGCCATGAAAATGCATGACGCTCCTGAAGCGGGACACGGGCTGTAA
- a CDS encoding zinc ribbon domain-containing protein: MDLPKDIDAAQLALKPDEEVILWTFGAFSPPVGGWGGLWSFFVLTSLRVVIFYPKSLPFLSSPIYDQVWEVGLEKITKLIHKESPLLENPGVIINDIKFHSMGKGLKDNPRFSNVRGVGDIAIIFTQITEQIQQMRARESAKKQPVSQPAPQGSSIIFQPVIQNVSNVRQSPQIHYTPTENTRIGRVGDDIIEIKDSVLTRSDIGTKSGGRDPQPFEICPYCGKELHLPKTPKFCPYCREPLSAP, from the coding sequence ATGGATTTACCCAAGGATATCGATGCTGCCCAACTGGCGTTGAAACCCGATGAGGAGGTTATTTTATGGACATTCGGGGCGTTCAGTCCCCCCGTGGGAGGATGGGGGGGTCTCTGGTCGTTTTTTGTTCTGACCAGCCTGCGGGTAGTCATCTTTTATCCAAAATCCCTACCGTTCCTTAGCTCTCCAATATATGATCAGGTCTGGGAGGTCGGGCTGGAGAAAATTACCAAATTAATTCATAAAGAATCCCCCCTCCTTGAAAACCCGGGCGTTATCATCAATGACATAAAGTTTCACTCGATGGGTAAGGGATTAAAAGACAATCCCCGGTTCAGCAATGTCAGGGGAGTGGGAGATATTGCTATTATTTTTACCCAGATAACGGAGCAGATACAGCAGATGAGAGCCCGGGAATCTGCAAAAAAACAACCCGTTTCACAACCTGCCCCGCAGGGTTCGTCCATTATTTTCCAGCCGGTCATTCAGAACGTATCGAACGTCCGGCAATCCCCGCAGATACACTATACACCAACGGAAAATACCCGTATTGGCAGAGTGGGAGACGATATCATCGAGATAAAAGATTCGGTTCTTACGCGGAGTGATATCGGGACAAAATCCGGCGGGAGAGACCCCCAACCGTTCGAGATATGCCCTTATTGCGGTAAAGAGCTTCACCTCCCTAAAACGCCGAAATTTTGTCCGTATTGCAGGGAACCCCTGTCCGCACCATAA